The window TCCAGGAAAATACGTGGCTTTCACCAATTGATGCTGCGGCATGCACGTTTGTGTCTTGGTTAGATCCGTAGTGCCAAAAGCCGCATGGTCTGTGGACAGGCGCTTAGAATTTAATGATTGAACTGCCAAAAGATGGCAAGGTAGGATATGTATAATCCAAATTTGAaatgttgcaaagtctctttctctctctgtggggGTTAGTTTTACGGTAATTGCGTGAGAGGAGGTTATCGAGGTTCAGACAAAGACCATTCGGGTGCAGTTTTATATAGGTAGGTTCAGACAAGCAATCGCCTAACGTTCAAAAGTTTTCCAATCTACAAAACCCGACAACCAGCCACAAGTATCGATCgaatgcatatatataaaacCCGATACGTATTCTGAGCTCAGAGTTTTATTGTCTGGTCAGCGTCAAATCTGGGCCCagatcattattattattagctTCTTCGTTCTCATTCACTGGACAGCCCTTTATGTTTTATGTCTGAACTACTACATCAGTCGGTGTGCTTGAGGAGAAGCGAAAGCTCAGAGCCCAAATAACCCAGCTTCTTCCATCCATGGCTCTCCTCTGGACCTTACCCGGTACGTTAATACTATCGTGACCAGTGTCTCTGCAATGAAACTGACGTGGTTTGTTTTGTATGAATGGAACTTATTCGTCCATAGTACTGTATCGTTGAGGCTTTGACATGTTTTTTCGCCTTTCGATGTATGCTTTTGCTTAGTTGGTAACGACAGAGGCTTACTCCAGTTTTAGCttttcattctctttccttataTGCTGAAATCAGAGGCATTCTCTTGGATATGTGATGGAGAGCTTGATTTCGGCACTTGCACCCAGAGTAGCGTAATTGATGGCGCCAACCTGCTTTTCCTCTGCTCTTTCTACATCTTGTGGATCGCCAACAGCCTTAGGAAGCGCAACACCAATGGAAACAGCACTAGGAAGGACTTGGTACTCATTGTCGTTGCTGTTTGTTGTGCATTTAGTAGCCTTGCGCACTTTGGTATCGCCCTCCAGAGTCTTCTACTTCAAGCCGACATAAATAGACCGCAGAGCTGGTTGCTTCACTTTGTTAGAGGATTGATATGGATGTCTTTGGCAGTTTCGTTGCTTGTTGCGAAATCCAAGTGGATGAGAACCATAGTCACTCTTTGGTGGGTTGCCTACTGTTTGCTCGTCACCGCTCTGAACATCTGGCTCTTGTTGAGAGGGCTCGGAATCGGAGTTTTAGACATTGTGACTTGGCCTATAAACTTTCTCCTTCTGTTCTGTGCCTTCAGGAAATATGTTGTGGTTCCAAAACCGAACTCAGATGATAAATTATACGAACCTCTATTAGGTGCGAAACCTGATGAATCCTGGTCACAGCTCGGCTGTGCCAGCTGCCTCAGCAAGTTGACATTTTCTTGGATTAATCCATTGTTACGCTTGGGGTACTCAAAGCCGCTAGAGTTAGAGGACATCCCATCTCTTGTCTCCGAGGACGAAGCTGATCTGGCctataaaaaatttgcaatcGCGTGGGATTCGGTTGTAAGCGAACAAAAGGGTTCACAGAGTTACTCGGTTATTAAGACCATTGCGAAAGTATATTTCCAGGAGAACATTTTCATAGGCTTATGTGCGCTTTCCCGAACGATATCTGTCATTGTTTCCCCTTTGTTACTGTACTGGTTTGTGAATTACTCGAATGGAGAGCAGGAAAATTTGTCAGAAGGGTTCACTATTATTGGATGCATGATTCTTGCCAAGCTAGTGGAGTCCTTTTCGCAGAGACATTACTTCTTTGATTCCAGGAGGTCCGGAATGAGAATGAGATCGGCTCTTATGGTAGCGGTCTACAAGAAGCAGTTGAAAATTTCGAACACCGGAAGAAAACGACACTCAACTGGCGAAATCGTGAATTACATCGCTGTGGATGCGTATCGGATGGGTGAATTCCCTTGGTGGTTCCATTCCACTTGGAGCCTCACGCTACAACTCTTCCTGTCCATTGGTGTCCTCTTCACGGTGATTGGCATTGGCGCTCTTCCAGGCTTAATCCCGCTCCTAATTTGCGGACTCCTGAATGTGCCTATCGCCAAGATCCTCCAAAACTGCCAGTCCCAGTTCATGAACGCCCAAGACGAGCGGCTCCGGTCTACTTCAGAGATCCTGAACAGCATGAAGATCATAAAGTTGCAGTCGTGGGAAGAAAAATTCAGGAACTTGATCGAGTCACGCCGTGCCACTGAGATGAAGTGGCTGGCTGAAGCCCAGTTCAAGAGGCCTTACGGGACAGTGCTTTATTGGATGTCCCCGACTATAATTTCTTCGGTGATTTTCTTAGGTTGCGCTCTCTTGCAGAGTGCCCCATTAAACGCTAGTACTATCTTCACAGTTCTTGCGACGTTGCGGGCTATGGGTGAGCCTGTTAGGATGATCCCTGAGGCCCTGTCTATATTGATCCAGATGATGGTGTCATTCGATCGTATCAATGCATTTTTGGTGGACGACGAGCTAAAGAGCGACAGAATAAGGGAAGTCCCTGTGGAGGATTCATCTAGTACCACAAGCATACAGATTTTGTCAGGAAATTTTTCTTGGGACGTGGAATCTGCAATCCTGACTCTGAAAGACATATACTTGGAAGCGAAATGCGGGCAAAAGATTGCGGTCTGTGGTCCGGTTGGGGCGGGCAAATCATCGCTTCTTTGTGCTATACTCGGAGAAATACCCAAAACCACAGGCACTGTGAGTTTTCAAGACATCTATGCCCGTAAGATGTGCGCCTCCGTCTCACACCTAACTTTAATTATTTCATGCATCttgatttaggttaaaatatGTGGATCGACCGCCTATGTTTCTCAAACTTCCTGGATCCAAAGCGGGACGATTAGGGACAACATACTCTACGGAAAACCAATGGATGAGGCCCGATACAGGAAGGCCATAAAAGCGTGCGCACTGGATAAAGATATCAGCAGCTTCAGTCATGGAGATCTCACAGAAATAGGCCAGAGAGGGCTCAACATGAGTGGTGGACAGAAGCAGAGGATTCAACTAGCTCGGGCCGTCTATAACGATGCAGATATTTATCTTCTTGATGATCCTTTCAGTGCGGTCGATGCGCACACTGCTGCAATACTTTTCAATGTAAGAAGTTGAGGTCATATTTTCCTAGGGAAAAATAATCGAGAAAACACTAATCATTAAAAAGTCCGTTGTTCTTAAGTCGAGTCTTTTACTGCAGGACTGTGTCATGGGCGCGCTCGAAAATAAGATGGTCATCCTAGTGACTCACCAAGTGGAATTTCTCTCAGATATGGATCGAATTTTGGTAAGAACAGGTGTTCTTACTTCTCATATGCATAACTAGAAAAGTTTAGGCCAGtggtaatttcttttttttgatatGCTAAACATGAATCGCTTTTTGTGCTGTGAAGCTCATGGAGAAGGGACGTGTTACACAGTCAGGAAGCTACCAGGAGCTCTTGATTGC of the Eucalyptus grandis isolate ANBG69807.140 chromosome 10, ASM1654582v1, whole genome shotgun sequence genome contains:
- the LOC104423032 gene encoding ABC transporter C family member 8 isoform X1, whose protein sequence is MALLWTLPEAFSWICDGELDFGTCTQSSVIDGANLLFLCSFYILWIANSLRKRNTNGNSTRKDLVLIVVAVCCAFSSLAHFGIALQSLLLQADINRPQSWLLHFVRGLIWMSLAVSLLVAKSKWMRTIVTLWWVAYCLLVTALNIWLLLRGLGIGVLDIVTWPINFLLLFCAFRKYVVVPKPNSDDKLYEPLLGAKPDESWSQLGCASCLSKLTFSWINPLLRLGYSKPLELEDIPSLVSEDEADLAYKKFAIAWDSVVSEQKGSQSYSVIKTIAKVYFQENIFIGLCALSRTISVIVSPLLLYWFVNYSNGEQENLSEGFTIIGCMILAKLVESFSQRHYFFDSRRSGMRMRSALMVAVYKKQLKISNTGRKRHSTGEIVNYIAVDAYRMGEFPWWFHSTWSLTLQLFLSIGVLFTVIGIGALPGLIPLLICGLLNVPIAKILQNCQSQFMNAQDERLRSTSEILNSMKIIKLQSWEEKFRNLIESRRATEMKWLAEAQFKRPYGTVLYWMSPTIISSVIFLGCALLQSAPLNASTIFTVLATLRAMGEPVRMIPEALSILIQMMVSFDRINAFLVDDELKSDRIREVPVEDSSSTTSIQILSGNFSWDVESAILTLKDIYLEAKCGQKIAVCGPVGAGKSSLLCAILGEIPKTTGTVKICGSTAYVSQTSWIQSGTIRDNILYGKPMDEARYRKAIKACALDKDISSFSHGDLTEIGQRGLNMSGGQKQRIQLARAVYNDADIYLLDDPFSAVDAHTAAILFNDCVMGALENKMVILVTHQVEFLSDMDRILLMEKGRVTQSGSYQELLIAGTAFEQLVNAHKEVLTSFGPSNGEISGETADSFLVKHEESKESKPVEISEKAQPGVQLTEEEEKEIGDAGWKPFWDYIMVSKGLTLLFLGLLTQLAFVALQAASTYWLALAIQFPDISSGTLIGVFTGISSLSAVFVYLRSFFAAHLGLKASKAFFSGFTDSIFKAPMLFFDSTPVGRILTRASSDFSVLDFDIPFSIIFVIAAGIELLAIIGIMASVTWQVLIVATFAMVAGKYVQAYYLASARELIRINGTTKAPLMNYAAETSLGVVTIRAFNAVDRFFCNFVKLVDADAKLLFHSNALMEWLVLRIEALQNLTLLTASLLLILLPKGYVPTGLVGLSLSYAFTLTGTHVFVIRWYCNLSNYSISVERIKQFMHISSEPAAVVENHRPPSSWPSKGRIELQELKLRYRPNAPLVLKGITCTFKEGSRVGVVGRTGSGKTTLISALFRLVEPASGKIYIDGLDITSIGLKDLRMKLSIIPQEPTLFRGSVRTNMDPLGLYSDHDIWMALEKCQLKATISSLPNQLDSSVSDEGENWSAGQRQLFCLGRVLLRRNRVLVLDEATASIDSATDAVLQRIIRQEFSDCTVITVAHRVPTVIDSDMVMVLSYGNLVEYEEPTRLMETNSYFSKLVAEYWSSCRRSSYRSFGKYHC
- the LOC104423032 gene encoding ABC transporter C family member 8 isoform X2; translated protein: MALLWTLPEAFSWICDGELDFGTCTQSSVIDGANLLFLCSFYILWIANSLRKRNTNGNSTRKDLVLIVVAVCCAFSSLAHFGIALQSLLLQADINRPQSWLLHFVRGLIWMSLAVSLLVAKSKWMRTIVTLWWVAYCLLVTALNIWLLLRGLGIGVLDIVTWPINFLLLFCAFRKYVVVPKPNSDDKLYEPLLGAKPDESWSQLGCASCLSKLTFSWINPLLRLGYSKPLELEDIPSLVSEDEADLAYKKFAIAWDSVVSEQKGSQSYSVIKTIAKVYFQENIFIGLCALSRTISVIVSPLLLYWFVNYSNGEQENLSEGFTIIGCMILAKLVESFSQRHYFFDSRRSGMRMRSALMVAVYKKQLKISNTGRKRHSTGEIVNYIAVDAYRMGEFPWWFHSTWSLTLQLFLSIGVLFTVIGIGALPGLIPLLICGLLNVPIAKILQNCQSQFMNAQDERLRSTSEILNSMKIIKLQSWEEKFRNLIESRRATEMKWLAEAQFKRPYGTVLYWMSPTIISSVIFLGCALLQSAPLNASTIFTVLATLRAMGEPVRMIPEALSILIQMMVSFDRINAFLVDDELKSDRIREVPVEDSSSTTSIQILSGNFSWDVESAILTLKDIYLEAKCGQKIAVCGPVGAGKSSLLCAILGEIPKTTGTVKICGSTAYVSQTSWIQSGTIRDNILYGKPMDEARYRKAIKACALDKDISSFSHGDLTEIGQRGLNMSGGQKQRIQLARAVYNDADIYLLDDPFSAVDAHTAAILFNDCVMGALENKMVILVTHQVEFLSDMDRILLMEKGRVTQSGSYQELLIAGTAFEQLVNAHKEVLTSFGPSNGEISGETADSFLVKHEESKESKPVEISEKAQPGVQLTEEEEKEIGDAGWKPFWDYIMVSKGLTLLFLGLLTQLAFVALQAASTYWLALAIQFPDISSGTLIGVFTGISSLSAVFVYLRSFFAAHLGLKASKAFFSGFTDSIFKAPMLFFDSTPVGRILTRASSDFSVLDFDIPFSIIFVIAAGIELLAIIGIMASVTWQVLIVATFAMVAGKYVQAYYLASARELIRINGTTKAPLMNYAAETSLGVVTIRAFNAVDRFFCNFVKLVDADAKLLFHSNALMEWLVLRIEALQNLTLLTASLLLILLPKGYVPTGLVGLSLSYAFTLTGTHVFVIRWYCNLSNYSISVERIKQFMHISSEPAAVVENHRPPSSWPSKGRIELQELKLRYRPNAPLVLKGITCTFKEGSRVGVVGRTGSGKTTLISALFRLVEPASGKIYIDGLDITSIGLKDLRMKLSIIPQEPTLFRGSVRTNMDPLGLYSDHDIWMALEKCQLKATISSLPNQLDSSGFVQNSNSE